One genomic window of Actinoplanes lobatus includes the following:
- a CDS encoding sigma-70 family RNA polymerase sigma factor — protein sequence MEHRRADFAAFYENARDDCLRAVTASLGNRQAAEEAVAEAFARAWARWPRIADHPSPRAWIVRTALNMHVSRWRRWRREVPTPDRYDQPTLDDTDTTMPDPRMMAALQSLPLRQRQVVALRIFLDLDSKTTARTLGIAAGTVTAHLHRATRTLRAHLTSATEER from the coding sequence GTGGAACATCGACGAGCGGACTTCGCCGCCTTCTACGAAAACGCCAGAGACGACTGCCTGAGAGCGGTGACCGCATCCCTCGGCAACCGGCAGGCGGCCGAAGAAGCCGTGGCGGAGGCATTCGCCCGCGCCTGGGCACGCTGGCCCCGCATAGCCGACCACCCCTCACCACGCGCCTGGATCGTCCGCACCGCACTCAACATGCACGTCTCACGATGGCGCCGCTGGCGCCGCGAAGTACCCACACCAGACCGCTACGACCAACCCACCCTCGACGACACCGACACCACGATGCCGGACCCCCGCATGATGGCCGCCCTCCAATCACTGCCACTGCGCCAACGACAGGTCGTCGCCCTGCGCATCTTCCTCGACCTCGACAGCAAGACCACCGCCCGCACCCTCGGCATCGCCGCCGGAACGGTCACCGCCCACCTCCACCGCGCCACCCGCACCCTGCGCGCACACCTCACATCCGCCACCGAAGAGAGGTGA
- a CDS encoding MFS transporter: MRDPSPTLNQTTEPYRWRWLILTAMIVAEIMDLLDASIVNVAGPDLEKFLKAGSVGLQWVIGGYALTLGAGLVLGGRLGDRHGRRRMFLIGLAAFAATSLLCAAAPNIESLIAFRLLQGAAGAMLLPQGLGLLRENFSGPELTKVFAIFGPVLGLGGIIGPVLGGFLIEADFLGLGWRSVFLINLPIGIAALTVAAKFVPKKPGDRTVQVDMTGAALVMISCALLVLPLNQGQENGWPLWTWLSMAASIIGFALFALQQRHTTAAGREPLVTPGLLHKPAFTVGLGGIALFFGGLIGTQLVLTLFLQIGQHFTAGEAGLGNLPLAVGTAIGGAVSGAFLADKIGRKVLQIGPLVQLAGTALLWFELDGLDAASFSIGNIAPGVALAGIGAGMVIAALFSFILAAVDDDEIGSASGVLSAVQAVGGSIGVAVFGSVFFAQAKTGAFTSGLHHALTVQACLLILFLAITFLLPKKARPEDEQHGTTPEATADGSGTKQHLTV, from the coding sequence GTGCGTGACCCGTCCCCCACCCTCAACCAGACGACCGAGCCATACCGGTGGCGATGGCTGATCCTGACAGCGATGATCGTCGCGGAGATCATGGATCTCCTGGACGCCTCGATCGTCAACGTCGCCGGACCCGACCTCGAGAAGTTCCTCAAAGCCGGCTCCGTCGGACTGCAATGGGTGATCGGCGGCTACGCCCTCACCCTCGGCGCCGGGCTCGTACTCGGCGGCCGGCTCGGCGACCGCCACGGCCGACGCCGAATGTTCCTGATCGGCCTGGCGGCCTTCGCCGCGACCTCGCTGCTGTGCGCGGCCGCACCGAACATCGAGTCGCTGATCGCCTTCCGCCTGCTCCAAGGCGCCGCCGGAGCGATGCTGCTACCTCAAGGCCTGGGCCTGCTACGGGAAAACTTCTCCGGCCCCGAACTCACCAAAGTCTTCGCGATCTTCGGACCAGTCCTCGGCCTGGGCGGCATCATCGGCCCGGTCCTGGGCGGCTTCCTCATCGAGGCCGACTTCCTCGGCCTGGGCTGGCGGTCGGTATTCCTGATCAACCTGCCCATCGGCATCGCGGCACTGACCGTCGCCGCGAAGTTCGTACCCAAAAAGCCGGGCGACCGCACGGTACAGGTCGACATGACCGGCGCCGCCCTGGTCATGATCTCCTGCGCTCTGCTGGTGCTGCCGCTGAACCAGGGGCAGGAGAACGGCTGGCCGCTATGGACATGGCTGTCCATGGCCGCCTCGATCATCGGTTTCGCCCTCTTCGCCCTCCAACAACGCCACACGACCGCCGCAGGCCGCGAGCCGCTGGTGACCCCGGGCCTGCTGCACAAGCCGGCCTTCACCGTCGGGCTCGGCGGCATCGCCCTGTTCTTCGGCGGACTGATCGGCACCCAGCTCGTGCTGACCCTGTTCCTCCAAATCGGCCAACACTTCACCGCCGGTGAGGCAGGACTGGGCAACCTGCCCCTCGCGGTAGGAACCGCGATCGGCGGTGCGGTCAGCGGCGCGTTCCTCGCGGACAAGATCGGCCGCAAGGTGCTGCAGATCGGACCGCTGGTCCAACTGGCCGGCACGGCCCTGCTGTGGTTCGAACTCGACGGCCTTGATGCCGCCTCGTTCTCGATCGGGAACATCGCTCCCGGCGTCGCGCTGGCGGGCATCGGCGCCGGCATGGTCATCGCCGCCCTGTTCAGCTTCATCCTGGCCGCAGTCGACGACGACGAGATCGGATCAGCCTCCGGCGTCCTGTCCGCGGTCCAGGCGGTCGGCGGTTCCATCGGCGTCGCGGTCTTCGGCTCGGTCTTCTTCGCCCAGGCCAAGACCGGCGCCTTCACCAGCGGCCTCCACCACGCGCTGACCGTCCAGGCATGCCTGCTGATCCTCTTCCTCGCCATCACCTTCCTGCTGCCCAAGAAGGCCCGCCCCGAAGACGAGCAGCACGGCACCACCCCCGAGGCAACTGCCGACGGCTCCGGCACCAAGCAGCACCTCACCGTATGA
- a CDS encoding MarR family winged helix-turn-helix transcriptional regulator, with translation MTAEEGDGMEEAVRDGVPEQRERLMESLRIYGGHYAELSRRFAAWLGLHSTDATAVLEIAAAEERGTPLSPARLSERTSLSTPATTALLNRLEAAGHITRAREHSDRRIITLRSGGHIQERADEFFGPLAHRLDAVMSHYPPQLLEQVEAFMADLNTAMDSHLTEQHAVTPRSLRTPDGRTP, from the coding sequence GTGACAGCAGAGGAGGGCGACGGCATGGAGGAAGCAGTGCGCGACGGTGTCCCGGAGCAGCGTGAGCGGCTGATGGAGTCGTTGAGGATCTACGGCGGCCACTACGCCGAGCTCAGCCGGCGCTTCGCTGCCTGGCTGGGCCTGCACTCCACGGATGCGACCGCGGTCCTGGAGATCGCCGCCGCCGAGGAGCGCGGCACCCCCCTGTCACCGGCGCGGCTGAGCGAGCGAACCTCCCTGTCCACGCCGGCCACCACCGCGCTGCTGAACCGCCTCGAAGCGGCCGGGCACATCACCCGCGCCCGCGAGCACTCCGACCGGCGCATCATCACGCTGCGCAGCGGTGGGCACATCCAGGAACGGGCGGACGAGTTCTTCGGCCCGCTCGCCCACCGCCTCGACGCCGTGATGTCGCACTACCCGCCCCAGTTGCTGGAACAGGTCGAGGCGTTCATGGCCGACCTGAACACCGCCATGGACAGCCATCTCACGGAACAGCACGCGGTGACGCCACGATCCCTGCGCACCCCGGATGGACGAACTCCCTGA
- a CDS encoding GNAT family N-acetyltransferase, translating into MTLHITINDLTAPDIAALLQQHVDDMRATSPPDSKHALDLGGLRTPDITLWTAHDGPHLVGCAALKHHDPTTAEIKSMRTATTAQRRGVATTLLQHLITEARHRHYTDLYLETGTADYFAPARALYQRFGFQTCPPFADYRPDPHSTHMHLTL; encoded by the coding sequence GTGACCCTGCACATCACCATCAACGACCTCACCGCCCCCGACATCGCCGCCCTCCTGCAACAACACGTCGACGACATGCGCGCCACCAGCCCACCCGACAGCAAACACGCCCTCGACCTGGGCGGGCTGCGCACACCCGACATCACCCTCTGGACCGCCCACGACGGCCCCCACCTCGTCGGCTGCGCCGCCCTCAAACACCACGACCCCACCACCGCCGAAATCAAATCCATGCGCACCGCCACCACCGCCCAACGCCGCGGCGTCGCCACCACCCTCCTGCAACACCTCATCACCGAAGCCCGCCACCGCCACTACACCGACCTCTACCTCGAAACCGGCACCGCCGACTACTTCGCCCCCGCCCGCGCCCTCTACCAGCGCTTCGGCTTCCAAACCTGCCCACCGTTCGCCGACTACCGACCCGACCCCCACAGCACCCACATGCACCTCACCCTCTGA
- a CDS encoding histidine phosphatase family protein, producing MTGLRLIAAGHTRALRRAVFGGDDPLDEAGRTIAGTLDIPGGGGPWTSAPSRAARETAALLGATPGIDPALADPGYGTWTGHTLDQIDPADLHTWLTDPAAAPHGGESHTQLLTRATTWLHTRTEPTLTAVAHPMIIRAVLAAALDLPATAIRRLDIAPLAVARLTRHPDGWHLHLPQSTP from the coding sequence GTGACCGGGCTACGGCTGATCGCCGCCGGACACACCCGCGCCCTGCGCCGGGCCGTGTTCGGCGGCGACGACCCTCTCGACGAAGCCGGCCGCACCATCGCCGGCACCCTTGACATCCCCGGCGGCGGCGGCCCCTGGACCAGCGCACCCTCCCGCGCCGCCCGCGAAACCGCCGCACTGCTCGGCGCCACCCCCGGCATCGACCCGGCACTCGCCGACCCCGGCTACGGCACCTGGACCGGCCACACCCTCGACCAGATCGACCCGGCCGACCTGCACACCTGGCTCACCGACCCGGCAGCGGCACCCCACGGCGGCGAATCCCACACCCAGCTGCTCACCCGCGCCACCACCTGGCTGCACACCCGAACCGAGCCGACCCTCACCGCCGTCGCCCACCCCATGATCATCCGCGCGGTACTCGCCGCCGCCCTAGACCTCCCGGCAACCGCCATCCGCCGCCTCGACATCGCCCCACTCGCCGTCGCCCGCCTCACCCGCCACCCCGACGGCTGGCACCTGCACCTGCCACAATCCACCCCGTGA
- a CDS encoding CbtA family protein, producing MPLTPSYPQLLLRGLLAGLIAGLLAGTFAYLAGEPHINAAIAIEEAGTPAGDALVSRDVQSGPGLFLATGLYGIALGGILATAYTVLRRRLHTTGDTTAALGLAAAAWTGIVLVPYLKYPPNPPAVGDPATIDQRTAAYLAALALGLAAVWAAALAARTQTHPWARATAATAALLVVVTIAYTLLPTFDEVPADFPATLLWDFRITSLGTQTILWTTLGLGFAGLLARLAHRTETPVTFP from the coding sequence GTGCCACTGACCCCCAGCTACCCGCAACTGCTGCTGAGGGGACTACTCGCCGGCCTCATCGCCGGACTGCTCGCCGGAACGTTCGCCTACCTCGCCGGTGAACCGCACATCAACGCGGCCATCGCCATCGAAGAAGCCGGCACACCCGCCGGCGACGCCCTCGTCTCCCGCGACGTCCAGTCCGGCCCCGGCCTGTTCCTCGCCACCGGCCTCTACGGCATCGCACTCGGCGGCATCCTCGCCACCGCCTACACCGTCCTGCGACGCCGCCTGCACACCACCGGCGACACCACCGCCGCCCTCGGCCTCGCCGCAGCGGCCTGGACCGGCATCGTCCTGGTGCCCTACCTCAAATACCCACCCAACCCACCCGCCGTCGGCGACCCGGCCACCATCGACCAGCGCACCGCCGCCTACCTCGCCGCCCTCGCCCTCGGCCTCGCCGCCGTCTGGGCCGCCGCCCTCGCGGCCCGCACCCAAACCCACCCCTGGGCCCGCGCCACCGCCGCCACCGCCGCCCTCCTGGTGGTCGTCACCATCGCCTACACCCTCCTGCCCACCTTCGACGAGGTCCCCGCCGACTTCCCCGCAACCCTGCTGTGGGACTTCCGGATCACCTCACTCGGCACCCAGACCATCCTCTGGACCACCCTCGGCCTCGGCTTCGCGGGCCTGCTCGCCCGCCTCGCCCACCGCACCGAAACCCCCGTCACTTTTCCGTGA
- a CDS encoding CbtB domain-containing protein, with product MPKAQALTTPTVSPTLLATAAGFTGIMLLLAYLVAFDQGALSQSGMYLHELMHDGRHLLGVPCH from the coding sequence ATGCCCAAGGCACAAGCGCTCACCACCCCCACCGTCTCCCCCACACTGCTGGCCACCGCCGCCGGCTTCACCGGCATCATGCTGCTGCTGGCCTACCTCGTCGCCTTCGACCAGGGCGCCCTCTCCCAGTCCGGCATGTACCTGCACGAACTCATGCACGACGGACGCCACCTGCTCGGTGTTCCGTGCCACTGA
- a CDS encoding S8 family serine peptidase, with protein sequence MVVRWPVAVVAGLVVSVAVPVPRQAWAAQCLGPKPVVSAVPAELKAYAPARLAGLATGAGVRVAVVDSGVDARHPQLKGHVVAGRDFLRNEFAGRRDCVGHGTGVAGIIAAGADAGSGVQGLAPGVTIVPVRVSEQQDIDETTATASGGSSQTFAQGIRWAVGPGHAQVINISLVMPQESEAVESAIADAVAAGVIVVAAAGNDGPDAGVVYPAAYPGVIGVGAVGADGLRASYSQVGEHVDLVAFGDVTVASPVAGHQVVQGTSFATPFVTATVALLKQRFPRENAAQITRRLLRSVDPAPGGARSDEYGYGLLNPYRALSEEAGPVVAAAPRVVAAPRRVADSSEWVRAGWFAAGGAGLAVLAGVVAVVVGRGRRRGWRAGHDRMPG encoded by the coding sequence GTGGTGGTGCGGTGGCCGGTGGCGGTGGTGGCCGGGCTGGTGGTGTCGGTGGCGGTGCCGGTTCCGCGGCAGGCGTGGGCGGCGCAGTGCCTGGGTCCGAAGCCGGTGGTGTCGGCGGTGCCGGCGGAGTTGAAGGCGTACGCGCCGGCGCGGTTGGCGGGGTTGGCGACCGGGGCCGGGGTGCGGGTGGCGGTGGTCGATTCCGGTGTCGATGCGCGGCATCCGCAGCTCAAGGGTCATGTGGTGGCGGGCCGGGATTTTCTGCGTAACGAGTTCGCGGGCCGCCGGGACTGTGTGGGGCACGGGACCGGGGTGGCCGGGATCATCGCGGCGGGCGCGGATGCCGGTAGTGGGGTGCAGGGTTTGGCGCCGGGGGTGACGATCGTGCCGGTGCGGGTCAGTGAGCAGCAGGACATCGACGAGACGACGGCGACGGCGTCGGGCGGGAGTTCGCAGACGTTCGCGCAGGGGATTCGGTGGGCGGTGGGGCCGGGTCACGCCCAGGTGATCAACATCTCGCTGGTGATGCCGCAGGAGAGCGAGGCGGTGGAGTCGGCGATCGCGGACGCGGTGGCGGCGGGGGTGATCGTGGTGGCGGCGGCCGGTAACGACGGCCCGGACGCGGGTGTGGTGTATCCGGCGGCGTATCCGGGGGTGATCGGTGTCGGGGCGGTCGGCGCGGACGGGTTGCGGGCGTCGTATTCGCAGGTCGGTGAGCATGTGGATCTGGTGGCGTTCGGGGATGTGACGGTGGCGTCGCCGGTGGCCGGTCATCAGGTGGTGCAGGGGACGAGTTTCGCGACGCCGTTCGTGACGGCGACGGTGGCGCTGTTGAAGCAGCGGTTTCCGCGGGAGAACGCGGCGCAGATAACCCGGCGGTTGTTGCGGTCGGTGGATCCGGCGCCGGGTGGTGCGCGCAGTGACGAGTACGGGTACGGGCTGTTGAATCCGTATCGGGCGCTGTCGGAGGAGGCGGGCCCGGTGGTGGCCGCGGCTCCTCGTGTGGTGGCGGCGCCGCGGCGGGTGGCGGATTCGTCGGAGTGGGTGCGGGCGGGCTGGTTCGCGGCCGGTGGTGCCGGGCTGGCGGTGCTGGCCGGTGTGGTGGCGGTGGTGGTGGGGCGGGGTCGGCGTCGCGGTTGGCGGGCCGGTCATGATCGAATGCCGGGATGA
- a CDS encoding suppressor of fused domain protein yields MMWDAVTEAMGGLYPDERPWHVTYPDEGYRLRAASAYPAAGHWHLVGYGLGERWGFELTLRVARGVEEQPPQWPFVLLDQVAAYVASLDGPVEDGQWINWGAPVTGFPHTDGPDTGLTVLILTEDPQLGGGRFLQLVGVTAAEADGRVEVPEDPLMVTDPARA; encoded by the coding sequence ATGATGTGGGACGCGGTCACCGAGGCGATGGGCGGGCTGTATCCGGATGAGCGGCCGTGGCATGTGACGTATCCGGATGAGGGTTACCGGTTGCGGGCGGCGTCGGCGTATCCGGCGGCCGGGCACTGGCATCTGGTCGGGTACGGGCTGGGTGAGCGCTGGGGTTTCGAGTTGACGTTGCGGGTGGCCCGCGGTGTCGAGGAGCAGCCGCCACAGTGGCCGTTCGTGTTGTTGGATCAGGTGGCGGCGTATGTGGCGTCGTTGGACGGTCCGGTGGAGGACGGCCAGTGGATCAACTGGGGTGCTCCGGTGACGGGGTTTCCGCACACGGACGGCCCGGACACCGGTTTGACGGTGTTGATCCTGACGGAGGACCCGCAGTTGGGTGGCGGCCGGTTCCTGCAACTGGTGGGGGTGACGGCGGCGGAGGCCGACGGGCGGGTGGAGGTTCCGGAGGATCCGCTGATGGTGACCGACCCGGCTCGGGCGTGA
- a CDS encoding TIGR03086 family metal-binding protein, with protein sequence MSTEISDLLGRAVPAVSALVAGVRDEQLGHATPCAEFQVRDLLNHLFQVVHNFQLVAARSEVDWSVTPDSLTGGWREDFAVEAAGMVAAWSDPVVLDGVSPGMGLPQRTLGLMMVVDLVVHGWDLAHATGQPYEVDPALLPPTAEFLDSMGEMGRQMGAFGPAVTVGAGADRFAQLLAVTGRDPSWRA encoded by the coding sequence ATGTCTACCGAGATCAGTGACCTGCTGGGCCGTGCCGTGCCCGCTGTTTCGGCCCTGGTGGCGGGGGTGCGTGACGAGCAGTTGGGGCATGCCACGCCGTGTGCCGAGTTCCAGGTTCGTGACCTGCTGAATCATCTGTTTCAGGTGGTCCACAACTTTCAGCTGGTGGCGGCGCGGTCGGAGGTCGACTGGAGTGTCACGCCGGACAGTCTGACCGGCGGGTGGCGCGAGGATTTCGCGGTCGAGGCCGCCGGGATGGTCGCGGCGTGGTCGGATCCGGTGGTGCTGGACGGGGTGTCGCCGGGGATGGGGCTGCCGCAGCGGACGCTCGGTTTGATGATGGTGGTGGACCTGGTGGTGCACGGCTGGGATCTGGCGCATGCCACGGGGCAGCCGTATGAGGTGGATCCGGCGTTGTTGCCGCCGACGGCGGAGTTCCTGGATTCGATGGGGGAGATGGGCCGGCAGATGGGTGCGTTCGGGCCGGCGGTGACGGTCGGTGCGGGGGCGGACCGGTTCGCGCAGTTGCTGGCGGTGACCGGTCGTGATCCGTCGTGGCGGGCCTAG
- a CDS encoding epoxide hydrolase family protein encodes MTNSEPGLRPFRIDIPQPQLDDLKARLANTRWPQELPGVGWSRGVPAGYLRELADHWRTGYDWRTHEAALNRHLQHLTTIDGQNLHFLHVPSPEPDATALILLHGWPGSVVDFLDVIGPLSDPRSHGGDPADAFHLVIPSLPGFGFSTPLAGPGMNAARIAAILTELMARLGHDRYGVHGYDWGAWIAPEVGEQDPQRVIGVHLTAMVTVPAGTDGELDSLSEADQRRWQGMQNFNDGYLQCNAKRPQTVGYALTDSPAGQLAWIVEKFKEHTDPYEGLPEDSIDRDRILTDVSIYWLTGTAASAAQIYYEEFSATPPGGGGRKTVPTGVLVSAQDLAIRPWAERDHHIVHWTELGHGGHFLAMEAPEPLVDDIRTFFHKLR; translated from the coding sequence ATGACCAACAGCGAACCGGGCCTGCGCCCGTTCCGGATCGACATCCCGCAGCCACAGCTCGACGACCTGAAAGCCCGCCTGGCCAACACCCGGTGGCCGCAGGAACTGCCCGGGGTCGGCTGGAGCCGCGGCGTTCCCGCCGGCTACCTGCGGGAGCTCGCCGACCACTGGCGCACCGGCTACGACTGGCGAACCCACGAGGCGGCCCTCAACCGGCACCTGCAGCACCTGACCACCATCGACGGGCAGAACCTGCACTTCCTGCACGTGCCCTCACCCGAACCGGACGCCACCGCGCTGATCCTGCTGCACGGCTGGCCCGGCAGCGTGGTCGACTTCCTCGACGTCATCGGGCCCCTGTCCGATCCGCGCAGCCACGGCGGTGACCCCGCCGACGCCTTCCACCTGGTGATCCCGTCGCTGCCGGGATTCGGGTTCTCCACCCCACTGGCCGGGCCCGGCATGAACGCGGCCCGCATCGCCGCGATCCTCACCGAACTGATGGCCCGGCTCGGACACGACCGGTACGGCGTACACGGCTACGACTGGGGCGCGTGGATCGCCCCCGAGGTGGGCGAGCAGGACCCGCAGCGGGTCATCGGCGTCCACCTCACCGCAATGGTCACCGTCCCGGCCGGCACCGACGGGGAACTCGACAGCCTCAGCGAGGCCGACCAGCGACGCTGGCAGGGCATGCAGAACTTCAACGACGGCTACCTGCAATGCAACGCCAAACGCCCACAAACCGTCGGGTACGCCCTGACCGACTCCCCGGCCGGCCAGCTCGCCTGGATCGTGGAGAAGTTCAAGGAACACACCGACCCGTACGAGGGGCTGCCGGAGGACAGCATCGACCGCGACCGCATCCTCACCGACGTGTCGATCTACTGGCTGACCGGCACCGCCGCCTCCGCCGCCCAGATCTACTACGAGGAGTTCTCCGCGACCCCACCCGGCGGCGGCGGGCGCAAGACCGTGCCCACCGGCGTGCTCGTCTCCGCCCAGGACCTCGCGATCCGGCCGTGGGCCGAACGTGACCACCACATCGTGCACTGGACCGAACTCGGCCACGGCGGGCACTTCCTCGCCATGGAAGCACCCGAACCGCTGGTCGACGACATCCGCACGTTCTTCCACAAGCTGCGCTAG
- a CDS encoding TetR/AcrR family transcriptional regulator — translation MSRRQSDTKADIRRVALELFTQRGYEATSLREIAERLGVTKAALYYHFHSKEDIVRSLFGEHLAALDELVAWATEQPPGPQLRAEVIDRMLRLSLDHGRQTMQFALANQHVVRDLHPGKENMFERLRTLFEVVTGPDATVEETLRIRVALLSINTTVFAAQGLGATDEQIAAAVRDIAHRLTR, via the coding sequence GTGTCGAGGCGGCAGAGTGACACCAAGGCCGACATCCGACGGGTGGCGCTGGAACTGTTCACCCAGCGCGGCTACGAGGCCACCTCACTGCGGGAGATCGCCGAGCGCCTCGGCGTCACCAAGGCGGCGCTGTACTACCACTTCCACAGCAAGGAAGACATCGTCCGGTCCCTGTTCGGCGAACATCTCGCGGCCCTCGACGAACTGGTCGCCTGGGCCACCGAACAGCCTCCCGGACCGCAGCTGCGCGCCGAAGTCATCGACCGCATGCTGCGCCTGAGCCTGGACCACGGCCGGCAGACCATGCAGTTCGCCCTGGCCAACCAGCATGTCGTCCGGGATCTGCATCCCGGCAAGGAGAACATGTTCGAACGGCTGCGCACGCTGTTCGAGGTCGTCACCGGCCCGGACGCGACCGTCGAGGAGACCCTGCGGATCCGGGTCGCGCTGCTCAGCATCAACACCACCGTGTTCGCCGCCCAAGGGCTCGGCGCCACCGACGAGCAGATCGCCGCCGCCGTCCGCGACATCGCCCACCGGCTCACCCGGTGA
- a CDS encoding MDR family MFS transporter, whose translation MRVSTPRVPAAERQRDRRRKASILTSTPADTTPMTPPRFSHREILATTAGLAIAMLLAMLDNMIVAPALPTILGDLGGLNHLAWVTTGYILASTVATPIWGKLGDLLGRRITFITSIAIFLAGSALCGMSQNMAELVGFRALQGLGAGGLMVGVMAVLAEIVPPRERGKYQGVMMAVMPAAMIGGPLVGGFITDNLNWRWAFYVNLPLGVIALAVCWFTLAKLPRGTGKARIDWTGSALLTTWITALVLITSWGGTEYDWSSPQILGLTALTVAAFIAFVVVERRAAEPIMPLTVFRNRNFTLAGTLSFIVGFAMFGGMTFLPQFQQFVQGASATNSGLLLMPMMVSMMVTSLAGGQLISRTGRYRALPIVGTVLMAAGLALFATMGTDTSKTVTALYMVVLGLGMGCLMQTTMLIAQNSAPLRDIGAATGAATFLRNMGGSLGVSILGSIYAHTLTASITSNAGPAAAASGGDSTARMTPELLRSLPEAARHLFQQAVTDGVGAVFTWAAIVAAAGLLVALAIRHVPLRGFAAATEQPQDADDTPAEATVAATA comes from the coding sequence ATGCGGGTGAGTACCCCGCGAGTCCCGGCCGCCGAGCGGCAACGCGATCGTCGAAGGAAGGCAAGCATCTTGACGTCCACCCCTGCGGACACCACACCGATGACACCGCCGAGGTTCAGCCACCGCGAGATCCTGGCGACCACGGCGGGCCTGGCCATCGCCATGCTGCTCGCCATGCTCGACAACATGATCGTGGCCCCGGCCCTGCCCACGATCCTGGGCGATCTCGGCGGTCTCAACCACCTGGCCTGGGTGACCACCGGCTACATCCTCGCCTCGACCGTCGCCACCCCGATCTGGGGCAAACTCGGTGACCTGCTCGGGCGCCGCATCACCTTCATCACGTCCATCGCGATCTTCCTGGCCGGCTCCGCGCTGTGCGGGATGTCGCAGAACATGGCCGAACTCGTCGGCTTCCGCGCCCTGCAGGGCCTCGGCGCCGGCGGCCTCATGGTCGGCGTCATGGCCGTGCTGGCCGAGATCGTGCCGCCCCGCGAGCGCGGCAAGTACCAGGGCGTGATGATGGCCGTCATGCCGGCCGCCATGATCGGCGGCCCGCTCGTCGGCGGCTTCATCACCGACAACCTCAACTGGCGCTGGGCCTTCTACGTCAACCTGCCGCTCGGCGTGATCGCCCTGGCCGTCTGCTGGTTCACCCTGGCCAAGCTGCCCCGCGGCACCGGCAAGGCGCGCATCGACTGGACCGGCTCGGCCCTGCTCACCACCTGGATCACCGCGCTGGTGCTGATCACGAGCTGGGGCGGCACCGAGTACGACTGGAGTTCGCCGCAGATCCTCGGCCTGACCGCGCTGACCGTGGCCGCGTTCATCGCGTTCGTGGTCGTCGAGCGCCGCGCCGCCGAACCGATCATGCCGCTGACGGTGTTCCGCAACCGCAACTTCACCCTCGCCGGCACGCTCAGCTTCATCGTCGGTTTCGCCATGTTCGGCGGCATGACGTTCCTGCCCCAGTTCCAGCAGTTCGTGCAGGGCGCGTCGGCCACCAACAGCGGACTGCTGCTCATGCCGATGATGGTCTCCATGATGGTGACGTCGCTCGCCGGCGGGCAACTGATCAGCAGGACCGGCCGCTACCGTGCCCTGCCGATCGTCGGCACCGTCCTCATGGCCGCCGGGCTCGCCCTGTTCGCCACCATGGGCACCGACACCAGCAAGACGGTCACCGCCCTCTACATGGTCGTGCTCGGCCTCGGCATGGGCTGCCTCATGCAGACCACCATGCTCATCGCCCAGAACAGCGCGCCCCTGCGGGACATCGGCGCGGCCACCGGAGCGGCCACCTTCCTGCGCAACATGGGCGGCTCCCTGGGCGTGTCCATCCTCGGCTCCATCTACGCCCACACCCTGACCGCGTCCATCACCTCGAACGCCGGCCCGGCCGCGGCCGCGTCCGGGGGAGACTCGACCGCGCGGATGACCCCGGAACTGCTGCGCAGCCTGCCCGAGGCCGCCCGGCACCTGTTTCAGCAGGCCGTCACCGACGGCGTCGGCGCCGTCTTCACCTGGGCCGCGATCGTGGCCGCCGCAGGACTTCTGGTCGCGCTGGCCATCCGGCACGTCCCGCTGCGTGGCTTCGCCGCCGCCACGGAGCAGCCGCAGGACGCCGACGACACGCCCGCCGAGGCGACGGTCGCGGCTACGGCCTGA